In one Paraburkholderia megapolitana genomic region, the following are encoded:
- a CDS encoding MFS transporter has translation MSIPATGVFRSLKSFNYRVWAAGALVSNVGTWMQRTAQDWLVLTQLTHHNASAVGTVMALQFGPQLLLLPWTGYAADHYNQRKLLIATQATMGALALALGLLTVTGIVQLWHVYVFAFLFGCAAAFDAPVRQTFVTELVGDADLPNAVALNSTSFNAARMIGPAASGLVIASVGTGWAFLINGASFVAVLASLSLFRASELRPNVRARRTPGGFTEGFRYVWSRPDLLAILVMLFLIGTFGLNFPIFISTMAVGVFHADARGYGLLSSMMAIGTVSGALLAAGRDRPQFTSLIIGAAMFGVGCTLAAIAPSYWLFGSALVVIGVAALTFTNTTNSLMQLSTAPAMRGRVMAMRIGVALGGTPIGAPIVGWVADHPGPRWSLGVGAASGFAAALVGIYALTRQIHRPRHDS, from the coding sequence GTGAGCATTCCTGCAACGGGTGTCTTCCGTTCGCTGAAAAGCTTCAACTATCGGGTCTGGGCAGCCGGCGCACTGGTGTCCAATGTAGGCACATGGATGCAGCGCACGGCCCAGGACTGGTTGGTGCTGACTCAGCTCACGCATCACAACGCGTCGGCGGTTGGCACGGTCATGGCGCTGCAGTTCGGACCGCAGCTTCTGCTGCTGCCCTGGACCGGCTATGCCGCCGATCACTACAACCAGCGCAAACTGCTGATCGCCACCCAGGCAACGATGGGCGCGCTGGCGCTCGCACTGGGACTGCTGACGGTGACCGGCATCGTCCAGTTGTGGCATGTCTATGTGTTCGCGTTTCTGTTCGGTTGCGCGGCCGCGTTCGACGCACCAGTACGCCAGACCTTCGTCACCGAACTGGTCGGCGACGCGGATCTACCGAACGCCGTTGCACTCAACTCGACCTCGTTTAACGCCGCGCGGATGATCGGACCGGCCGCGTCCGGCCTCGTCATCGCATCGGTCGGTACCGGCTGGGCGTTTCTGATCAACGGCGCCAGTTTCGTTGCGGTGCTCGCTTCGCTGTCGTTGTTCCGTGCTTCCGAACTCCGCCCCAACGTGAGGGCACGCCGCACGCCCGGAGGTTTCACCGAAGGGTTCCGCTACGTGTGGTCGCGTCCGGATCTGCTGGCAATTCTGGTCATGTTGTTTCTGATCGGCACGTTCGGCCTGAACTTTCCGATCTTCATCTCGACGATGGCCGTCGGCGTCTTTCACGCCGATGCGCGAGGCTATGGTCTGCTGTCGTCGATGATGGCTATCGGTACCGTCTCCGGTGCGCTGCTGGCTGCCGGTCGCGACAGACCACAGTTCACATCGCTGATCATCGGCGCCGCGATGTTCGGAGTCGGTTGCACGCTAGCCGCGATCGCGCCGAGCTACTGGCTGTTCGGCAGCGCGCTGGTGGTGATCGGCGTCGCCGCCTTGACCTTTACCAACACGACCAACAGCCTGATGCAGTTGTCGACCGCGCCCGCCATGCGCGGGCGGGTAATGGCGATGCGGATTGGCGTTGCGCTCGGAGGGACGCCGATCGGTGCGCCGATCGTCGGTTGGGTGGCCGATCATCCTGGCCCACGATGGTCGCTCGGTGTGGGTGCGGCTTCGGGTTTTGCCGCGGCGCTTGTGGGCATTTACGCTTTGACGCGGCAGATACATCGGCCACGTCACGACAGCTAG
- a CDS encoding aspartyl/asparaginyl beta-hydroxylase domain-containing protein, with the protein MGRLYDSGARLMRRIYDRRLHDAAVLDAARHFPDAVSFETNWQAIRTEALQVAASIASIPRFHEIMREQADISASDGRDWRMYIMQAYGVRFLRNLARCPTLAALVAQSPDVLSASFSFLAPGKHIPPHRGPFRGILRGYLVLSMPLDSEGRPAATLTVDGHAHRLHEGEFMLWDDTFEHEVLNASDEVRIVLLLDIRRRSMPLDLRLLSNAVIALVRLGIRVRGSRIAV; encoded by the coding sequence ATGGGCCGGCTCTACGACAGCGGCGCGCGGCTCATGCGCCGCATCTACGACCGGCGTTTGCACGACGCAGCCGTGCTGGATGCCGCGCGACATTTCCCCGATGCTGTGTCCTTCGAGACGAACTGGCAGGCCATTCGAACTGAGGCGCTGCAGGTCGCGGCGAGTATCGCCAGCATCCCGCGTTTCCACGAAATCATGCGCGAGCAAGCCGATATCTCGGCTAGCGACGGACGCGATTGGCGCATGTACATCATGCAAGCCTACGGTGTGCGCTTCCTGCGCAATCTCGCGCGCTGCCCGACGCTCGCCGCGCTCGTCGCTCAATCGCCCGACGTGCTCTCGGCCTCGTTTTCGTTTCTTGCGCCGGGCAAGCACATCCCGCCGCATCGCGGACCGTTTCGCGGCATCCTGCGCGGCTATCTCGTCCTGTCGATGCCGCTCGACTCTGAAGGCAGACCCGCTGCCACGCTGACCGTCGACGGCCACGCGCATCGGTTGCACGAAGGCGAGTTCATGTTGTGGGACGACACGTTCGAGCATGAGGTGCTCAATGCGAGTGACGAGGTGCGCATCGTGTTGTTGCTCGATATCCGCCGTCGCAGCATGCCGCTCGATTTACGGTTGCTGTCGAACGCCGTGATTGCGCTCGTGCGGCTAGGCATCCGCGTGCGCGGTTCGAGGATTGCGGTTTAG
- a CDS encoding GNAT family N-acetyltransferase, with protein sequence MQHQFVIRAAHPSDADELTKLAFLSKAHWGYPKDWLDLWQADLTITPEAIEGAIAYVAELEGKIIGFWARASLDSDQITSGWLFVHPDHMGQGIARALWSALREEASARGIQSFVIEADPNAVPFYLSLGAEKIGERESTVIPGRFIPILRIPI encoded by the coding sequence ATGCAGCATCAGTTTGTTATTCGAGCGGCTCATCCCTCGGACGCGGACGAGCTCACGAAGCTCGCCTTTCTTTCGAAAGCGCACTGGGGTTACCCCAAAGACTGGCTGGACTTGTGGCAGGCCGATCTCACGATTACGCCCGAGGCGATCGAAGGAGCGATCGCCTATGTTGCCGAGCTTGAGGGAAAAATTATCGGGTTCTGGGCGAGGGCATCGCTGGATTCAGATCAGATTACTTCGGGGTGGCTGTTCGTTCACCCCGACCATATGGGGCAGGGGATCGCTCGCGCACTGTGGTCTGCGCTCCGTGAAGAAGCAAGCGCCAGAGGTATCCAGAGTTTTGTGATCGAAGCCGATCCCAATGCCGTGCCGTTCTACCTGTCGCTCGGAGCGGAAAAGATCGGCGAGAGAGAATCGACTGTCATTCCAGGAAGATTTATTCCCATCCTGCGGATACCGATCTGA
- a CDS encoding serine hydrolase domain-containing protein, which yields MKVSRRDFLALAIAGLMAQTSSVSFADQSPDALDWPGVEWDPIAPEQAGWSTDALAQAHAYAQSVNTAALVIVHRGRMVDGFGDIVRKRGIHSIRKSLLSALIGIAVAENKIDLDATLASLGIDDSPPSLTDAEKQATVRQLLQARSGVYHPALYETLSEKQRRPARGSHAAGTFWYYNNWDFNVLGTIYERAVGESIFESFRQRIAGPIGMQDYRPQDGRYIRGADSMFPAYPFRMSARDLARFGLLYLRSGRWNTETIVPASWVAESTQAWSETYLHSGYGYLWWTGFPDRGAALMDLPIGGFWADGHNGQYVVVDPLHDLVVVHQTDADKVRVTEGQMGRLMRLIYAAAHVSDPATDPVDPKG from the coding sequence TTGAAAGTTAGCCGAAGGGATTTCCTCGCGCTTGCGATAGCCGGGCTGATGGCGCAAACCTCGTCAGTCTCCTTTGCAGATCAGTCGCCTGATGCGCTGGACTGGCCGGGAGTCGAATGGGACCCCATCGCGCCCGAACAAGCCGGATGGTCGACCGATGCGCTCGCGCAGGCTCACGCCTACGCCCAGTCGGTCAATACGGCGGCGCTCGTCATCGTGCATCGCGGTCGCATGGTCGACGGCTTTGGCGACATCGTTCGCAAGCGCGGAATTCATTCGATACGAAAGAGTCTGCTCAGTGCGCTGATCGGCATCGCCGTTGCTGAGAACAAGATCGATCTCGACGCAACGCTCGCGAGCCTGGGTATCGACGACTCCCCTCCCAGCCTCACCGACGCCGAAAAGCAGGCGACCGTCCGGCAGTTACTGCAGGCACGTTCCGGCGTCTATCATCCGGCTCTTTACGAAACGCTCAGCGAGAAGCAACGTAGGCCGGCGCGCGGCAGTCATGCTGCCGGCACGTTCTGGTATTACAACAACTGGGATTTCAATGTGCTCGGTACGATCTATGAGCGTGCGGTCGGCGAATCGATTTTCGAAAGCTTCCGGCAGCGCATTGCTGGGCCGATTGGGATGCAGGACTACCGTCCGCAGGATGGTCGTTATATCCGCGGCGCGGATTCCATGTTTCCGGCTTACCCGTTCCGTATGAGCGCGCGCGATCTGGCGCGTTTCGGCCTGCTTTACCTTCGCTCCGGCCGATGGAATACCGAAACCATTGTTCCCGCAAGCTGGGTTGCGGAGAGCACCCAGGCGTGGTCGGAAACCTACCTTCATTCGGGCTATGGTTACCTCTGGTGGACCGGGTTTCCCGATCGCGGCGCGGCCCTCATGGATCTTCCGATCGGTGGTTTCTGGGCCGACGGTCACAACGGTCAGTACGTCGTTGTCGATCCGTTGCACGATCTGGTCGTCGTTCACCAGACCGATGCGGATAAGGTCAGGGTCACCGAAGGGCAAATGGGTCGTTTGATGCGGTTGATCTATGCGGCGGCGCATGTCAGCGATCCCGCTACCGACCCGGTCGATCCGAAAGGGTAA
- a CDS encoding ATP-binding protein encodes MFKRILIANRGEIARRIARTCRRLDVEYVSVYSTADRNAAHLAGAVDTQLIGDAPASSSYLNAQALIAAALRTGCEAIHPGYGFLSENADFAAAVARAGLVFIGPDAHTIDSMGNKATAKKLLAHADVPVVPGSSEATESHGLIREACEAVGYPVILKPVAGGGGKGMQVVTQDSELDAAIDAAIRIGKANFGDGRLLVERYIATPRHLEVQIFGDSHGNVVHLFERECSLQRRHQKIIEEAPATNLPADVRARLLAAAVRGAQAIGYVNAGTFEFILAPDDQFYFLEVNTRLQVEHPVTEAITGLDLVEWQLRVAAGEALPLQQDAIEFSGHAIECRVYAEDPDQNFCPMPGEALLVQWPDSCRVDAAFDGRGQVPSFYDPMVAKLIAYGTDRPDSVRRLSAAIEQTTLLGLTSNLGFAQRLLQDPRVRAGQVDTHLVDDFIARTVPLPTLDLAAACAAFVDSADVAGQDVRSPWAGSIGPLDRIALDPEAPLGRLSYRFQNQVLQVCLLRRDSQSAEVAIGEQRFEVSGARSGGVWKGRIGEWVWVAARFGDELELSVAGTRVQLLTRKDIADELDTSKGGDVVTRMPGAVVALPIEIGSRVEQDDVIAIVEAMKMENRIYAPAAGTLSALHCRLGEIVSAGQTLASITTVAA; translated from the coding sequence ATGTTCAAACGGATACTGATTGCCAATCGCGGCGAAATAGCGCGCCGCATCGCCCGAACCTGTCGGCGCCTCGACGTCGAGTACGTGTCGGTGTATTCAACTGCGGACCGGAATGCGGCACATCTGGCGGGCGCCGTCGACACTCAATTGATCGGCGACGCCCCCGCCAGCAGCAGCTACCTGAACGCGCAAGCGCTCATTGCCGCTGCGCTTCGCACGGGCTGCGAAGCCATTCATCCCGGCTACGGCTTCCTCTCCGAAAATGCGGATTTCGCGGCTGCGGTCGCACGAGCCGGCCTGGTCTTTATCGGACCGGATGCGCACACCATCGACAGCATGGGTAACAAGGCAACGGCCAAGAAACTGCTGGCTCATGCCGATGTGCCGGTGGTTCCGGGTTCGAGCGAGGCGACCGAGTCACATGGTCTGATCCGCGAGGCTTGCGAGGCAGTCGGCTACCCGGTCATTCTCAAGCCGGTGGCGGGCGGCGGCGGCAAAGGCATGCAGGTGGTCACGCAGGACAGCGAACTGGACGCTGCAATCGACGCGGCGATTCGCATCGGCAAGGCGAATTTCGGCGATGGTCGTTTGCTGGTGGAGCGCTATATCGCTACGCCGCGGCATCTGGAGGTTCAGATATTCGGCGATAGCCACGGCAACGTCGTGCATCTGTTCGAGCGCGAGTGCTCGTTGCAGAGACGTCACCAGAAAATCATCGAAGAAGCTCCCGCCACCAACCTGCCGGCGGATGTGCGCGCCAGATTGCTGGCCGCGGCCGTGCGCGGTGCGCAGGCGATCGGGTATGTCAACGCGGGCACGTTCGAGTTCATTCTTGCACCAGATGACCAGTTCTATTTTCTGGAGGTCAATACGCGTCTGCAGGTCGAACACCCGGTGACCGAAGCGATTACCGGTCTCGATCTGGTCGAGTGGCAATTGCGGGTAGCGGCCGGTGAGGCGTTGCCATTGCAGCAGGATGCGATCGAATTTTCCGGCCACGCGATCGAATGCCGGGTCTATGCGGAAGACCCTGACCAGAATTTTTGCCCGATGCCAGGCGAGGCTTTGCTCGTGCAGTGGCCGGATAGCTGCCGGGTGGACGCTGCGTTTGACGGGCGAGGGCAGGTGCCGTCCTTCTACGATCCGATGGTTGCGAAGTTGATTGCGTATGGCACGGATCGTCCGGATAGCGTGCGGCGGCTGTCGGCCGCAATCGAACAAACAACCTTGCTTGGCTTGACGAGCAACCTCGGTTTTGCGCAACGCCTGTTGCAGGATCCACGCGTGCGGGCGGGACAGGTCGATACGCATCTGGTGGACGATTTCATCGCGCGCACTGTGCCGCTGCCGACGCTCGATCTGGCCGCCGCATGCGCGGCCTTCGTGGATAGTGCGGACGTCGCCGGGCAGGATGTCCGTTCGCCGTGGGCAGGCAGTATCGGCCCGCTGGACCGGATCGCGCTCGACCCTGAAGCACCGCTGGGTCGCCTCAGTTACCGGTTTCAGAATCAGGTGTTGCAGGTCTGCCTGCTCAGGCGCGATTCTCAAAGCGCGGAAGTTGCGATCGGGGAGCAGCGTTTCGAGGTCAGTGGCGCGCGCTCCGGCGGCGTGTGGAAAGGCCGTATTGGCGAGTGGGTTTGGGTTGCCGCGAGGTTTGGCGACGAGCTGGAATTGAGCGTCGCGGGTACGCGGGTCCAGTTACTGACTCGCAAGGACATTGCAGACGAACTCGACACGTCGAAGGGCGGCGATGTCGTCACGCGCATGCCCGGTGCTGTGGTTGCGCTGCCGATCGAGATCGGCAGTCGGGTCGAACAGGACGATGTGATCGCGATCGTGGAAGCGATGAAGATGGAGAATCGCATCTACGCGCCGGCGGCCGGTACGCTGAGCGCGCTGCACTGCCGGCTTGGCGAGATCGTTTCGGCGGGGCAAACGCTGGCCAGTATCACCACGGTGGCTGCGTAG
- a CDS encoding carboxyl transferase domain-containing protein, giving the protein MSRIESRIPSTGEAFIRNMAAFGELRAQIDAVREAAVLGGGKEAQTRQRAKGKLAPRQRISLLLDPGTPFMEIGQTAAHDVYDHAVPCAGIVTGIGVVEGHAVAIFANDASVKGGTYYPLTLRKHLRTQQIAREQGLPCLYLVDSGGVYLPLQEEIFPDEHHFGKIFRNIAEMSALGLPQISAVMGSCTAGGAYIPAMSDETIIVRGNGSIFLGGPQLVRAATGVIVDAETLGGADVHTRDSGVADHYANSDEHAIVLMREIVSRRGRGKLTPPPQAPLPPRHDPEELPGIISANPREHIPAREILSRLLDDSEFAEYRARFGTTIVCGTGHIGGYPVGVLINDGVLFSESAQKATNFIELCSQRQIPLLFLHNINGFMVGAEYESGGIAKHGAKMVNAASCARVPKFSILIGGSYGAGNLAMCGRAIGPQFMAMWPNAKTSVVGGEQAATVLALIRAEQAAKQGTTFTPEEEEAFKRPIRESYERQGQALYVAARMWVDAIIDPARTREWLTLSLALAAAAPPQETRFGVFRM; this is encoded by the coding sequence ATGTCACGTATCGAATCGCGTATCCCGTCGACGGGAGAGGCGTTTATCAGGAATATGGCGGCTTTCGGGGAATTGCGCGCGCAGATCGATGCTGTGCGCGAGGCGGCTGTGCTGGGTGGCGGCAAGGAAGCGCAGACGCGTCAGCGAGCCAAAGGCAAGCTGGCACCGCGGCAACGCATCTCGCTGTTGCTCGACCCGGGTACGCCGTTCATGGAGATCGGCCAGACCGCGGCCCACGACGTCTACGACCACGCGGTGCCATGCGCGGGCATTGTCACGGGTATCGGCGTAGTAGAAGGGCATGCGGTCGCGATTTTTGCCAACGACGCGTCGGTGAAGGGCGGCACGTACTACCCGCTGACCTTGCGCAAGCACTTGCGCACCCAGCAGATTGCGCGAGAACAGGGCTTGCCGTGCCTGTACCTGGTCGATTCGGGCGGCGTCTATCTGCCGCTGCAGGAAGAGATCTTTCCGGACGAGCACCACTTCGGCAAGATCTTTCGCAATATCGCCGAAATGTCCGCGTTGGGCTTGCCGCAAATTTCCGCTGTGATGGGTTCGTGCACCGCGGGCGGCGCCTACATTCCAGCGATGAGCGACGAGACGATCATCGTACGTGGCAACGGTTCGATTTTCCTCGGCGGCCCGCAACTGGTCCGGGCCGCAACCGGCGTGATCGTCGATGCGGAGACGCTGGGCGGTGCCGACGTGCATACGCGCGATAGCGGTGTCGCCGATCATTACGCCAACAGCGACGAACACGCCATTGTGCTGATGCGCGAAATCGTCTCGCGCCGGGGGCGCGGCAAACTAACGCCACCGCCGCAAGCACCGCTGCCGCCACGACACGATCCTGAAGAATTGCCCGGCATCATCAGTGCCAATCCGCGCGAACACATTCCGGCTCGCGAAATTCTGTCGCGCCTGCTCGATGACAGCGAGTTCGCGGAATACCGTGCGCGCTTCGGTACCACGATCGTCTGCGGTACGGGTCATATAGGCGGTTATCCGGTGGGTGTGCTGATCAACGACGGAGTGCTGTTCTCGGAAAGTGCGCAGAAGGCGACCAACTTCATCGAGCTTTGTTCGCAGCGACAGATTCCGCTGCTGTTTCTGCACAACATCAACGGCTTCATGGTCGGTGCGGAGTACGAGTCGGGTGGCATCGCCAAGCATGGCGCGAAGATGGTGAACGCGGCATCGTGCGCGCGGGTGCCGAAGTTCAGCATCCTGATTGGCGGCAGTTACGGGGCGGGCAATCTCGCCATGTGCGGCCGCGCGATCGGTCCTCAGTTCATGGCGATGTGGCCTAACGCCAAGACCTCGGTGGTGGGCGGCGAACAGGCCGCTACCGTGCTGGCCCTGATCCGCGCGGAACAGGCGGCCAAACAGGGCACCACGTTTACACCCGAAGAGGAAGAGGCATTCAAGCGCCCGATCCGCGAGTCCTACGAGCGCCAGGGGCAAGCTCTCTATGTCGCCGCGAGGATGTGGGTGGACGCCATTATCGATCCCGCCCGGACTCGCGAGTGGCTGACCTTGAGCCTCGCTCTCGCCGCGGCAGCGCCGCCCCAGGAAACCCGCTTCGGCGTCTTCAGGATGTAA
- a CDS encoding MFS transporter yields the protein MSDKPALAADTPLENAASAFRAMALACLIVFMAQMATTVYLPSLPIVMRDLKMTQGTVELSISAYVIGAALPVLFWGAAAERWGRRGPLLISLLLFVSVSLLLAGCTSALELLVLRAIQGIAGGGAAIIARIIVRDNWRGDELARRLSVLSIAFITALGGGQFIGGLIGQYSHWQAGFVLMALTAALAIGMSYSLPLKTGRRTAVTSGMAGTYWSVLQRPGFLWPACAGGLGFATTVTLQEVSPFVFQEHFGVAVTGFGSIGLLIGVAYFSGAMLVNRLVKRLGGVRLMHAGAALIACATTLMLVSSLAGVLNHFAGLWIFIGLYCLTIFGQAVLFPNSMATAVSDAHDYGAHAMALCGFLQQGLAGIAATASVLLHHDGTWTYAVFALGALTLLQVKLKVRTRHV from the coding sequence ATGAGTGACAAGCCCGCTCTCGCTGCCGATACGCCACTGGAAAACGCTGCATCGGCTTTTCGCGCGATGGCGCTGGCGTGTCTGATCGTATTCATGGCGCAGATGGCGACGACGGTTTATCTGCCGTCGCTACCCATCGTCATGCGCGATCTGAAGATGACTCAGGGAACGGTCGAGCTGTCGATCTCCGCCTATGTGATCGGCGCGGCGCTGCCGGTACTGTTCTGGGGTGCCGCCGCGGAGCGCTGGGGCAGACGCGGCCCTTTGCTGATTTCGCTGCTGCTGTTCGTGAGCGTGAGTCTGCTGCTCGCAGGTTGTACCTCGGCGCTGGAGCTGCTGGTGTTGCGCGCCATACAGGGCATCGCGGGTGGCGGCGCGGCGATCATCGCCAGAATTATCGTGCGGGATAACTGGCGTGGCGACGAACTGGCGCGACGACTTTCCGTGCTGTCTATCGCCTTCATCACGGCACTGGGTGGGGGGCAGTTTATCGGCGGTCTGATCGGTCAGTACAGTCACTGGCAAGCGGGTTTCGTGCTGATGGCGCTGACCGCCGCGCTGGCGATCGGCATGTCGTATTCGTTGCCTTTGAAGACGGGGCGCCGCACAGCAGTGACCTCGGGTATGGCCGGTACGTACTGGAGCGTACTGCAGCGTCCCGGTTTTCTGTGGCCCGCCTGCGCGGGCGGGTTGGGATTCGCCACGACCGTGACGTTGCAGGAAGTGAGTCCTTTTGTGTTTCAGGAGCATTTCGGCGTGGCCGTGACGGGCTTCGGCAGCATCGGCTTGCTGATCGGCGTTGCGTATTTCAGCGGCGCGATGCTGGTTAATCGCCTGGTGAAGCGGCTCGGCGGCGTACGACTGATGCATGCCGGCGCGGCGCTGATTGCCTGCGCGACCACGCTGATGCTGGTGTCCTCGCTAGCTGGTGTGCTGAATCATTTCGCCGGGCTGTGGATTTTCATCGGGCTGTATTGCCTGACGATTTTTGGCCAGGCGGTGCTGTTTCCCAACAGCATGGCGACCGCCGTCAGCGATGCCCACGACTACGGTGCCCACGCGATGGCCTTATGCGGCTTCCTGCAGCAAGGACTAGCGGGCATAGCCGCGACCGCGTCGGTGTTACTGCATCACGACGGTACGTGGACCTACGCTGTGTTCGCACTCGGTGCGCTGACCTTGCTTCAGGTGAAATTGAAAGTACGAACCCGGCACGTGTGA
- a CDS encoding 8-amino-7-oxononanoate synthase family protein, with product MHLFTNTKKAIQISNSFWDVTTQAGLANIVSRNLNDGVHEALATGKSFLNMSSYSYLGLDSHPDILRAAADAVLETGSLNTSISRIRVQFDILQRAEQALAELVEADVLTTPSCAAAAAASLPLLASGALTDDVAPLMVFDKNAHFCLNMMKPICADEAEVATIRHNDLDALEDLCKSRPRVAYVADGVYSTGGQAPVKELLQLQDKYGLFLFFDEAHGFSTLGRHGRGLVLEEMGAINDRTLIVTSLNKGFGASGGAIFLGPRHNLHRHNLATRFGGPITWSQRINTAGLGAIIASAAIHRSDALPRLQNRLQDNVRYFDELIDSESRGDGLPIRFISIGSEDNTIVFAKSLLEQGFYTSPIFFPVIAKGRAGLRIMIRANMQHEDIRRFAASLNQLKADHE from the coding sequence ATGCATTTATTCACTAATACAAAAAAGGCCATCCAGATCAGCAATAGCTTCTGGGACGTTACCACCCAGGCTGGACTGGCCAATATCGTTTCCCGCAATCTAAACGACGGCGTACATGAAGCGCTTGCCACGGGTAAATCGTTTCTTAACATGTCGTCCTATTCGTACCTCGGCCTCGATTCTCATCCTGATATTTTGCGGGCAGCCGCCGACGCCGTACTGGAAACAGGTTCTCTCAATACGTCCATTTCCAGAATCCGGGTTCAATTCGATATTCTGCAACGCGCGGAGCAGGCGCTGGCGGAGCTCGTCGAGGCCGATGTTCTGACCACGCCCTCGTGCGCCGCGGCTGCAGCGGCGAGCTTGCCCTTGCTCGCCTCGGGTGCGTTGACCGACGATGTCGCGCCGCTCATGGTCTTCGACAAGAACGCGCATTTCTGCCTGAACATGATGAAGCCGATTTGCGCCGACGAAGCGGAAGTCGCCACCATCCGGCACAACGACCTCGATGCGCTGGAGGACTTGTGCAAGAGTCGGCCGAGGGTCGCTTATGTTGCGGATGGCGTCTATAGCACGGGTGGCCAGGCGCCGGTCAAGGAACTGCTGCAACTGCAGGACAAGTACGGCCTGTTCCTGTTCTTCGACGAGGCACATGGCTTTTCGACCTTGGGGCGCCACGGGCGTGGGCTGGTGCTCGAAGAGATGGGGGCGATCAATGACCGGACCCTGATCGTCACTTCGTTGAACAAGGGCTTCGGCGCATCGGGTGGGGCCATCTTCCTTGGGCCGCGTCACAATCTCCACCGCCACAATCTGGCTACGCGTTTCGGCGGCCCGATTACCTGGTCGCAGCGAATCAATACGGCCGGCCTGGGCGCGATCATCGCGTCCGCCGCCATCCACCGGTCCGATGCATTGCCGCGCCTGCAAAACCGCTTGCAGGACAACGTCCGCTATTTCGACGAGCTGATCGATTCGGAAAGCCGCGGCGACGGATTGCCGATCCGCTTCATTTCCATCGGCTCCGAGGACAACACGATTGTCTTTGCCAAGAGCCTGCTGGAGCAAGGTTTCTACACTTCGCCGATCTTCTTCCCGGTGATCGCGAAAGGGCGTGCCGGCTTGAGAATCATGATCCGGGCAAACATGCAGCACGAAGACATCCGGCGCTTTGCCGCGAGCCTCAACCAGCTCAAGGCCGACCATGAGTGA
- a CDS encoding TetR/AcrR family transcriptional regulator, translated as MRNESNSSTSESILAAAKAIAQAHGYNGLNFRDLADDVGIKAASIYHHFPSKADLGAAVAKRYWEDSAAALDALLAESADPLQCLRQYPDTFRKALERDNRMCLCSFMAAEHDDLPEVVVKEVRTFADVNIAWLSKVLSATAVVDSKEAERRAGAIFAAIAGAQLMARSRSDISLYDALIDGYRAAGLLPA; from the coding sequence ATGAGAAACGAATCGAACTCAAGCACCAGCGAGAGCATCCTGGCGGCCGCGAAGGCGATTGCGCAGGCGCACGGCTACAACGGATTAAATTTTCGCGACCTTGCGGACGATGTGGGCATTAAGGCCGCCAGCATCTACCACCACTTTCCGAGTAAGGCCGATCTCGGCGCGGCTGTAGCGAAGCGTTATTGGGAGGACTCAGCGGCTGCGCTCGATGCATTGCTGGCCGAATCCGCAGATCCGCTCCAATGTCTGCGCCAGTATCCCGATACGTTTCGCAAGGCGCTCGAGCGCGATAACCGAATGTGCCTCTGCAGCTTCATGGCGGCCGAACACGATGACTTGCCCGAAGTCGTGGTGAAAGAGGTGCGAACGTTTGCCGATGTGAATATTGCGTGGTTGAGCAAGGTTTTATCCGCTACCGCCGTAGTCGATTCTAAAGAGGCTGAACGACGGGCCGGTGCGATTTTCGCTGCTATAGCAGGCGCTCAGCTTATGGCGAGGAGTCGCTCGGATATCTCGCTTTACGACGCGTTAATTGACGGCTATCGCGCGGCGGGCCTCCTGCCTGCATAG